A single genomic interval of Cucumis sativus cultivar 9930 chromosome 7, Cucumber_9930_V3, whole genome shotgun sequence harbors:
- the LOC101207655 gene encoding S-protein homolog 1-like yields MVLVESQVPNWSEPPPTASRYFVHVVNGLSSHSLDVHCKSKDDDLGYHHMVNHGDDFQWNFEENFWGTTLFWCRLENPEAYADFESFWPESRNLWLRYRCGNQLGTCIWTAKDDGIYLRNMPANVDEFVHKWIPK; encoded by the coding sequence ATGGTTTTGGTTGAGAGTCAAGTTCCGAACTGGTCAGAACCTCCGCCGACAGCTTCGAGGTATTTTGTTCACGTTGTAAATGGGCTAAGCTCCCACAGTTTGGATGTGCATTGCAAATCCAAGGACGATGATTTGGGATATCATCACATGGTTAACCATGGAGATGATTTCCAATGGAACTTTGAAGAAAACTTTTGGGGAACAACCTTGTTTTGGTGTAGATTGGAGAACCCGGAAGCGTATGCCGATTTTGAAAGCTTTTGGCCTGAGTCCAGAAACCTTTGGCTTCGCTATAGATGCGGGAATCAATTAGGAACTTGTATTTGGACTGCCAAGGATGATGGAATTTATTTGAGAAACATGCCCGCTAATGTTGATGAATTTGTTCACAAATGGATCCCTAAGTGA
- the WRKY50 gene encoding probable WRKY transcription factor 46-like produces MEFLSLIQELNQGKQLANQLRTHLHPSSSSHGILLIDKILRSYENALLALSGGAAASVNSAIAPVNAAVQDGDVSKKRKVMAKWSEQVKVSSASAVEGPGCDGFSWRKYGQKDILGSKFPRSYFRCSHRFTQGCLATKQVQKSDNDPTIYEVTYKGRHTCNKALHSTNTPQEHQNTFLQHPIPPKQEDKPLQQLHDPLCFMFSSDPIRVKSEDLEYANGGLFQPLRTPSPMFGSEVQDDLSPFRESECSPTFESNDMFGLWCDFETEFVSIPSSMTNISIGDLEECFSFDNLEMFC; encoded by the exons ATGgagtttctctctctaattCAAGAGCTTAATCAAGGCAAACAACTCGCTAACCAACTCCGTACCCATCTCCATCCTTCCTCTTCCTCCCATGGCATTCTCTTAATCGATAAGATTCTTCGTTCTTACGAAAACGCACTTTTGGCTCTCTCCGGCGGTGCTGCTGCTTCCGTCAATTCCGCCATTGCTCCGGTCAATGCGGCTGTCCAAGATGGAGATGTGTCCAAAAAGAG AAAGGTAATGGCGAAATGGAGTGAACAGGTTAAGGTTTCCTCTGCCTCTGCTGTTGAAGGTCCTGGTTGTGATGGATTTAGTTGGAGAAAGTATGGTCAGAAGGATATTCTTGGATCCAAATTTCCCAG AAGCTATTTTAGATGCTCACATCGCTTTACACAAGGATGTTTAGCAACAAAACAAGTTCAAAAGTCAGACAATGATCCAACAATTTATGAAGTAACTTACAAAGGAAGACACACTTGCAACAAAGCCCTTCATTCAACAAACACACCACAAGAACACCAAAACACATTCCTTCAACACCCAATCCCACCAAAACAAGAAGATAAGCCATTGCAGCAGTTACATGATCCTTTATGCTTCATGTTCAGCTCCGACCCCATTCGAGTAAAATCCGAGGACTTAGAATATGCTAATGGTGGCCTCTTTCAACCACTTCGTACCCCGTCCCCGATGTTTGGTTCTGAAGTTCAAGATGACTTAAGCCCTTTTAGGGAAAGTGAGTGTTCTCCGACGTTTGAATCGAATGATATGTTTGGATTGTGGTGTGATTTCGAAACTGAGTTTGTGTCGATTCCTAGTTCAATGACTAATATTTCGATTGGAGATTTGGAGGAGTGTTTTAGTTTTGATAACTTGGAGATGTTCTGTTGA